The following proteins come from a genomic window of Ictalurus furcatus strain D&B chromosome 26, Billie_1.0, whole genome shotgun sequence:
- the si:ch211-114l13.9 gene encoding caspase b, translated as MSSISWILVKHLDELVQGDFDRFKWSLMRNNAQGFRPVPRSKLENAKQHDVVDLMVDQYGPPDAANITINILKDIGKENLANTLEKMVAGQVQAVEVDGVSSSSSSSSSQAGGVSQEISANMTSTVQAPVLSGGNYHGPVTLNFTK; from the exons ATGTCCTCCATCAGCTGGATTCTCGTGAAGCACCTGGATGAGCTGGTCCAGGGCGACTTCGACAGATTTAAATGGTCTCTGATGAGAAACAATGCGCAGGGTTTTAGGCCTGTTCCCCGCAGCAAACTGGAGAACGCTAAGCAGCACGATGTTGTGGACCTGATGGTGGATCAGTACGGACCACCAGACGCCGCCAACATCACTATAAATATTCTTAAAGACATCGGAAAGGAGAATCTCGCCAATACCCTGGAAAAGATGGTGGCAG GCCAAGTCCAGGCAGTAGAAGTGGACGGTGtatcttcctcttcttcttcctcttcctctcagGCTGGTGGAGTCTCACAGGAAATCAGCGCTAACATGACGAGCACCGTACAAGCTCCTGTTCTGTCTGGAGGAAATTATCATGGCCCGGTGACCCTAAACTTCACGAAATGA
- the nxnl1 gene encoding nucleoredoxin-like protein 1, producing the protein MVRIPVEMGGNGQNSYERREVVRIPVRAGISNLFAFSHFLLAGPNMVDLFFDKVLVKNNKDRDELDTEREIILRLQNRILMLFFGSADCERCQEFAPTLKDFFKKLTDEFYVERSAQLVLLYISLDTSEEQQDRFLKELPKRCLFLPFQDPYRKELEVMFEVEDVPTVVVLRPDCSVLSPNAVMEICSLGTHCYQNWQEAAELIDRNFLMNEEYDESKRRSFTDAIRRQKYKVEDKKKQRKKKEQDGEEEDDGGGGGPWG; encoded by the exons ATGGTCAGAATTCCTGTGGAAATGGGAGGGAATGGTCAGAATTCCTATGAGCGCAGGGAGGTGGTCAGAATTCCTGTGAGAGCAGGGATAAGTAACCTTTTTGCTTTTTCCCATTTTCTCCTGGCAGGTCCTAACATGGTGGATCTCTTCTTCGACAAAGTGCTGgtgaaaaacaataaggacCGTGATGAGCTGGACACGGAGCGTGAGATCATCCTGCGCCTGCAGAACCGGATCCTCATGCTGTTCTTCGGCTCGGCCGATTGTGAGAGGTGTCAGGAATTCGCACCCACGCTCAAAGACTTCTTCAAGAAGCTGACAGACGAGTTCTACGTGGAGCGCTCGGCTCAGCTCGTCCTGCTCTACATCTCACTGGACACCTCAGAGGAGCAGCAGGACAGGTTCCTGAAGGAACTTCCCAAGCGATGCCTCTTCCTGCCCTTCCAGGACCCTTACAGGAA AGAGCTGGAGGTGATGTTCGAGGTGGAGGACGTTCCCACAGTGGTGGTTCTGCGTCCCGACTGCTCGGTTCTCTCTCCCAATGCCGTGATGGAGATCTGCTCTCTGGGAACACACTGCTACCAGAACTGGCAGGAAGCAGCCGAGCTCATCGACCGCAACTTCCTGATGAACGAGGAGTACGATGAGAGCAAGAGACGCAGCTTCACCGATGCCATCCGACGCCAGAAATACAAGGTGGAGGACAAGAAGaagcagaggaagaaaaaggagcaggatggagaggaggaggatgatggaggaggaggaggacctTGGGGTTGA
- the colgalt1b gene encoding procollagen galactosyltransferase 1 isoform X1 yields the protein MHRGALLLSAASALLVLALVLVPSLGYFPEERWSPESPLLAPRVLLALVCRNSEHSLPHVLGAIDRLRYPKDRIAVWVATDHNADNTTAVLREWLVNVQSLYHYVEWRPQEEPSEYEDEDGPKHWSDLRYEHVMKLRQAALDTARQMWADYFLLVDCDNLLTNPDVLWKLMKENKTIVAPMMESRAAYSNFWCGMTSQGYYRRTPDYMPIRHQERRGCFPVPMVHSTFLLDLRKQASSELNFFPPHPDYTWAFDDVIVFAFSARMADVQMYLCNRETYGHFPVALHSRNSLRDEAENFLHTLLEVMVRGSPVEPSVYLSVPRKHPDKLGFDEVFMINLLRRPDRRERMLRTLWEQEITCKIINAVDGKALNESQIRALGISMLPGYSDPYHGRPLTRGELGCFLSHYNIWTEIVERGLQTSLVLEDDLRFELFFKRKLQKLMQDVEAEGLDWDLIYIGRKRMQTDDPEKPVPNVRNLVEADYSYWTLGYMISLQGANKLLRAEPLSKMLPVDEFLPVMYNKHPVEDYMSHYELRDLRAFSVEPLLVYPTHYTGDPGYISDTETSTVWNNETVPTDWDRERPEKNRAMHSHATSDL from the exons ATGCACCGGGGCGCGCTGCTGCTCTCCGCCGCCTCGGCGCTGCTCGTGCTCGCGCTTGTGCTCGTGCCGAGTCTGGGGTATTTCCCGGAGGAGCGCTGGAGCCCCGAGTCTCCTCTGCTGGCTCCGCGCGTGCTGCTCGCACTGGTGTGCCGCAACTCGGAGCACTCCCTCCCTCATGTCCTCGGAGCCATCGACCGCCTACGCTACCCCAAGGACCGCATCGCTGTGTG GGTGGCGACGGACCACAACGCGGACAACACGACGGCCGTCCTGCGCGAGTGGCTCGTTAACGTGCAGAGTCTGTACCACTACGTGGAGTGGAGGCCACAGGAGGAGCCCAG CGAGTATGAGGATGAGGACGGCCCGAAGCACTGGAGCGACCTACGCTATGAGCACGTGATGAAGCTACGACAAGCAGCGCTGGACACTGCGAGGCAGATGTGGGCCGATTACTTTCTG ctgGTGGACTGTGATAATCTTCTCACCAACCCTGATGTCCTGTGGAAGCtgatgaaggaaaataaaaccaTCGTGGCACCAATGATGGAGTCCAGAGCTGCGTACTCCAACTTCTGGTGTGGAATGACCTCTCag gGCTATTACAGGCGCACGCCGGACTACATGCCCATAAGGCATCAGGAGAGGCGTGGCTGCTTCCCCGTCCCGATGGTTCACTCCACCTTCCTGCTGGATCTGAGGAAACAAGCTTCCAGTGAGCTGAACTTCTTCCCCCCACACCCCGACTACACCTGGGCCTTCGACGACGTCATCGTGTTCGCCTTCTCCGCCCGcatggcag aTGTTCAGATGTACCTGTGTAACCGAGAGACTTATGGGCACTTCCCCGTCGCGCTGCACAGCCGTAATTCCTTACGGGATGAAGCGGAGAACTTCCTGCACACCTTGCTGGAGGTCATGG TGCGCGGTTCTCCGGTGGAACCCTCGGtgtatctctctgtccctcGTAAGCACCCTGATAAACTGGGCTTTGATGAG GTGTTCATGATTAACCTGCTGAGGCGTCCGGATCGTAGAGAGAGAATGTTGAGGACTCTGTGGGAGCAGGAGATCACCTGCAAGATCATAAACGCAGTGGACGGCAa ggcgCTGAATGAGAGTCAGATCCGTGCGTTAGGGATCAGCATGTTGCCGGGTTACAGTGATCCGTATCATGGCAGGCCACTCACTAGAGGAGAACTTGGCTGCTTCCTGTCCCACTACAACATCTggactgag ATAGTAGAGCGAGGACTTCAGACGTCTCTGGTTTTGGAAGACGATTTGCGCTTCGAACTCTTCTTTAAAAGGAAACTGCAGAAACTGATGCAGGACGTGGAGGCAGAAGGACTCGACTGGGATTTAAt TTACATCGGGAGGAAAAGGATGCAAACGGACGATCCGGAGAAACCGGTTCCCAACGTACGCAACCTGGTCGAAGCCGACTATTCCTACTGGACGCTGGGCTACATGATCTCGTTACAAGGAGCCAATAAGCTGCTGAGGGCGGAGCCTCTGAGCAAAATGCTTCCTGTAGACGAGTTTCTGCCGGTCATGTACAACAAGCACCCAGT GGAGGACTACATGTCTCACTATGAGCTGAGGGACCTGCGGGCGTTCTCTGTCGAGCCGTTACTCGTTTACCCAACGCACTACACGGGCGATCCGGGCTACATCAGCGACACCGAGACGTCCACCGTGTGGAACAACGAGACCGTACCCACCGACTGGGACCGAGAGCGTCCGGAAAAGAATCGTGCCATGCACTCGCACGCtacctctgacctctga
- the colgalt1b gene encoding procollagen galactosyltransferase 1 isoform X2: MVPWVATDHNADNTTAVLREWLVNVQSLYHYVEWRPQEEPSEYEDEDGPKHWSDLRYEHVMKLRQAALDTARQMWADYFLLVDCDNLLTNPDVLWKLMKENKTIVAPMMESRAAYSNFWCGMTSQGYYRRTPDYMPIRHQERRGCFPVPMVHSTFLLDLRKQASSELNFFPPHPDYTWAFDDVIVFAFSARMADVQMYLCNRETYGHFPVALHSRNSLRDEAENFLHTLLEVMVRGSPVEPSVYLSVPRKHPDKLGFDEVFMINLLRRPDRRERMLRTLWEQEITCKIINAVDGKALNESQIRALGISMLPGYSDPYHGRPLTRGELGCFLSHYNIWTEIVERGLQTSLVLEDDLRFELFFKRKLQKLMQDVEAEGLDWDLIYIGRKRMQTDDPEKPVPNVRNLVEADYSYWTLGYMISLQGANKLLRAEPLSKMLPVDEFLPVMYNKHPVEDYMSHYELRDLRAFSVEPLLVYPTHYTGDPGYISDTETSTVWNNETVPTDWDRERPEKNRAMHSHATSDL; this comes from the exons ATGGTGccatg GGTGGCGACGGACCACAACGCGGACAACACGACGGCCGTCCTGCGCGAGTGGCTCGTTAACGTGCAGAGTCTGTACCACTACGTGGAGTGGAGGCCACAGGAGGAGCCCAG CGAGTATGAGGATGAGGACGGCCCGAAGCACTGGAGCGACCTACGCTATGAGCACGTGATGAAGCTACGACAAGCAGCGCTGGACACTGCGAGGCAGATGTGGGCCGATTACTTTCTG ctgGTGGACTGTGATAATCTTCTCACCAACCCTGATGTCCTGTGGAAGCtgatgaaggaaaataaaaccaTCGTGGCACCAATGATGGAGTCCAGAGCTGCGTACTCCAACTTCTGGTGTGGAATGACCTCTCag gGCTATTACAGGCGCACGCCGGACTACATGCCCATAAGGCATCAGGAGAGGCGTGGCTGCTTCCCCGTCCCGATGGTTCACTCCACCTTCCTGCTGGATCTGAGGAAACAAGCTTCCAGTGAGCTGAACTTCTTCCCCCCACACCCCGACTACACCTGGGCCTTCGACGACGTCATCGTGTTCGCCTTCTCCGCCCGcatggcag aTGTTCAGATGTACCTGTGTAACCGAGAGACTTATGGGCACTTCCCCGTCGCGCTGCACAGCCGTAATTCCTTACGGGATGAAGCGGAGAACTTCCTGCACACCTTGCTGGAGGTCATGG TGCGCGGTTCTCCGGTGGAACCCTCGGtgtatctctctgtccctcGTAAGCACCCTGATAAACTGGGCTTTGATGAG GTGTTCATGATTAACCTGCTGAGGCGTCCGGATCGTAGAGAGAGAATGTTGAGGACTCTGTGGGAGCAGGAGATCACCTGCAAGATCATAAACGCAGTGGACGGCAa ggcgCTGAATGAGAGTCAGATCCGTGCGTTAGGGATCAGCATGTTGCCGGGTTACAGTGATCCGTATCATGGCAGGCCACTCACTAGAGGAGAACTTGGCTGCTTCCTGTCCCACTACAACATCTggactgag ATAGTAGAGCGAGGACTTCAGACGTCTCTGGTTTTGGAAGACGATTTGCGCTTCGAACTCTTCTTTAAAAGGAAACTGCAGAAACTGATGCAGGACGTGGAGGCAGAAGGACTCGACTGGGATTTAAt TTACATCGGGAGGAAAAGGATGCAAACGGACGATCCGGAGAAACCGGTTCCCAACGTACGCAACCTGGTCGAAGCCGACTATTCCTACTGGACGCTGGGCTACATGATCTCGTTACAAGGAGCCAATAAGCTGCTGAGGGCGGAGCCTCTGAGCAAAATGCTTCCTGTAGACGAGTTTCTGCCGGTCATGTACAACAAGCACCCAGT GGAGGACTACATGTCTCACTATGAGCTGAGGGACCTGCGGGCGTTCTCTGTCGAGCCGTTACTCGTTTACCCAACGCACTACACGGGCGATCCGGGCTACATCAGCGACACCGAGACGTCCACCGTGTGGAACAACGAGACCGTACCCACCGACTGGGACCGAGAGCGTCCGGAAAAGAATCGTGCCATGCACTCGCACGCtacctctgacctctga
- the LOC128602483 gene encoding E3 ubiquitin-protein ligase TRIM35-like: MASYLEEDLSCPVCLEIYKDPQFLSCGHTFCRRCLGYQQNVFSAFSTRTCPVCQREIHQEPVSNLALRKTCESYQRERKKEKEKGNEEREEDSGIKCLMHGEKLLFFCRDHEVAICSQCRKQSHMSHSVQPLTHTVRQRKDQIKAALRPAEKVLECLRNGTALERKVTKYIESQAEQTEKHMKEEFDKLHQFLREEEEARRAALREEEKEKKGKLEGWIEQELQSLFDKLIEVEEEMENDDVTFLANYDHIMTRARYRPSDSQLNSGSLIDVAKHVGNLRFRVWEKMKDLCPYYPVVLDPNSSLISVSDDLVCVSRSIRRFYSPSPLQNKDIHLVLGSEAQNASFNCWDVEVGDSKHWTLGVCRRWAAERNRTQPLTPQNGFWGLSRNGDFYNALWSAEAPFRLRRPPKTVRVKLYHRLNLNNDQLYWMLRFLDARNESAIACIRDVAFGKDLFPFLIPEERDAPLCIVPVNINMTTEKKFSFFERHVDMIPLYVIAFLVVLLMLLVMIWTKIN, encoded by the exons ATGGCGTCCTATCTGGAAGAAGATCTGTCATGTCCAGTGTGTTTAGAGATTTATAAGGATCCTCAGTTCCTCTCCTGTGGACACACTTTCTGCCGCAGATGTCTCGGATATCAACAAAATGTTTTCTCCGCCTTTTCCACTCGAACATGTCCCGTGTGTCAGAGGGAAATACACCAGGAACCTGTTAGCAACCTGGCTCTGAGGAAGACTTGTGAGTCCTAtcagagggagaggaagaaggagaaggagaaggggaatgaagagagggaggaagacaGTGGGATTAAATGTCTAATGCACGGAGAGAAACTCCTGTTTTTCTGCAGGGACCATGAAGTGGCCATATGTTCTCAATGCAGGAAACAGAGTCACATGTCACACAGCGTTCAACCGCTTACACACACTGTACGCCAGCGAAAG GACCAAATCAAAGCCGCGCTCCGTCCAGCGGAGAAAGTTCTGGAGTGTTTAAGGAACGGCACGGCACTGGAGCGTAAAGTCACCAAATACATCGAG TCTCAGGCCGAGCAGACGGAGAAGCATATGAAGGAGGAGTTTGATAAGCTTCATCAGTTCctcagagaggaggaggaggccaGGAGAGCTGCgctgagagaggaagagaaggagaagaaaggaaaacTAGAAGGATGGATCGAACAAGAGTTACAGTCCCTCTTTGATAAACTGATAGAGGTGGAAGAAGAGATGGAGAACGATGATGTCACGTTCCTAGCG AATTATGACCACATAATGACACg GGCTCGGTACAGACCGTCAGATTCACAGCTGAACTCAGGATCTCTGATCGATGTGGCCAAGCACGTGGGAAATCTGAGATTCAGAGTGTGGGAGAAGATGAAAGATCTCTGTCCTTACT ACCCAGTAGTCCTCGACCCAAACTCCTCCCTCATCTCTGTATCTGATGATCTGGTGTGTGTGAGCCGCTCCATTCGCAGGTTTTACTCCCCCAGCCCCCTACAGAACAAAGATATCCATTTGGTTCTCGGTTCGGAGGCCCAAAACGCTAGCTTCAACTGCTGGGACGTGGAGGTGGGAGACAGCAAGCACTGGACCCTGGGTGTGTGTCGACGCTGGGCAGCTGAGAGAAACCGCACGCAACCACTGACCCCTCAAAATGGGTTTTGGGGCCTCAGTAGAAACGGCGATTTCTATAATGCCTTGTGGTCCGCAGAGGCTCCATTTCGGTTAAGGAGGCCTCCAAAAACGGTGCGAGTGAAGCTGTATCATCGTCTCAACCTCAACAACGATCAACTTTACTGGATGCTGAGATTTTTAGACGCTAGAAATGAATCTGCGATCGCTTGTATTCGTGATGTAGCCTTCGGGAAGGATTTGTTTCCCTTTCTGATCCCAGAGGAGAGAGACGCTCCCCTGTGCATTGTCcctgtaaatataaacatgacCACGGAGAAGAAATTCAGCTTCTTTGAGAGGCACGTGGACATGATACCTTTATATGTAATCGCATTCCTCGTAGTGCTTTTGATGCTGTTGGTGATgatatggacaaaaataaattgA